The proteins below are encoded in one region of Planctopirus limnophila DSM 3776:
- a CDS encoding DUF1559 domain-containing protein produces MLLNDMCAISPATKNQRGFTLIELLVVISIIAVLIALLLPAVQQAREAARRTQCRNHLKQLGLAIHNYHDASRMLPPRQTGPGTPALSASTGANRWSGFVALLPFIDQAPLFSQIQSVNQVPWGGNAVWQAKIPSLVCPSDSTGIDPSGSPNQQGYLNYVFSAGDTLSSSGSNSTSTTPVIVGSRGGFGSLKCYRLADITDGSSNTIAMSEGVRPTRIREIGIRTELADGTNPTSCQIQLPSGSREYSSVIPVYLGDTAFGYRWADGAAYFTSFSTILPPNSASCFVTAPDHWGTGFFSASSRHTGGVHVLMLDGSVRFVSDNIDTGTLSSQPPQPDTGTASPYGVWGRLGSRSGGEVIGEF; encoded by the coding sequence ATGTTGTTAAACGATATGTGTGCGATTTCTCCGGCAACGAAGAACCAGCGTGGATTTACGCTCATTGAGTTGCTGGTTGTGATTTCGATTATTGCTGTGCTGATTGCGCTGTTGCTACCTGCTGTCCAACAGGCTCGTGAAGCTGCCCGGCGCACACAGTGCCGTAATCACTTGAAGCAGTTGGGATTGGCGATTCACAATTATCATGATGCCTCCCGAATGCTTCCCCCACGTCAGACCGGCCCGGGGACTCCGGCGTTATCAGCTTCGACTGGAGCCAATCGCTGGAGTGGTTTTGTGGCGCTACTGCCGTTCATTGATCAGGCACCACTGTTTTCTCAAATCCAGTCGGTCAATCAGGTTCCCTGGGGAGGGAATGCTGTCTGGCAGGCAAAAATTCCTTCGCTGGTGTGTCCCTCCGATTCCACCGGCATTGATCCTTCGGGGTCACCGAATCAGCAGGGGTACTTGAATTATGTTTTCAGTGCGGGTGACACCCTTTCTTCGTCCGGAAGTAATTCGACCTCAACAACACCCGTAATTGTTGGTTCCCGTGGTGGTTTTGGATCTCTGAAGTGTTACCGTCTGGCAGATATCACAGATGGCAGCAGTAACACCATTGCTATGTCAGAGGGAGTCAGGCCAACGAGAATTCGAGAAATTGGTATTCGCACTGAGTTAGCCGACGGGACCAATCCGACATCTTGCCAGATTCAATTGCCATCGGGTTCCCGTGAGTACAGCAGCGTCATACCCGTCTATCTGGGCGATACCGCCTTTGGTTATCGTTGGGCAGATGGTGCTGCATATTTTACGTCGTTTTCGACAATTCTCCCCCCCAACTCAGCCTCCTGTTTTGTGACCGCTCCAGATCACTGGGGGACTGGTTTTTTTAGTGCCAGCAGTCGTCATACAGGTGGGGTCCATGTCCTGATGCTGGATGGCTCTGTGAGATTTGTCTCCGACAACATCGATACAGGGACTTTGTCGAGCCAGCCTCCTCAACCAGATACCGGGACAGCTTCTCCTTACGGTGTCTGGGGCCGCCTGGGTTCTCGTTCAGGGGGGGAAGTGATCGGTGAGTTCTAA
- a CDS encoding glycosyltransferase — protein sequence MYYIAGGLLLLSMAMVLIHMVIAYRVLRSLSHCAQPPYPDEQCPKAMVVMCLRGSDPFLEATLRSIFAQDYPQYVVKLIVDSVHDTAWEIVHRIKAELHASHVTIQPHLKRRAGCSLKCGSQIEALETIDPSIEMLAFLDADTVPHATWLRELAAALNQPGVGAATGGRWYAPEAATPGAVMRYLWNVAAQALMTELHIAWGGTLAFRREVFDQLKLAERWSKAICEDTMTQDALREMNLKVQFVPTLMMVNREDISVNSFRRWVTRQLLNTRLYHSNWWFVLLHGLSVFLVVEGSLIFSVVAALRGYGNEALMAIGAAVLFQSTLCLLLLLLERAVLSLSSPRRRLWGAWWVWALIPVWMMFVQTMNLWCVLRAQFARRIEWRGVTYEVLSPFQIRIVEETEVIVSATQSI from the coding sequence ATGTACTATATCGCTGGCGGATTATTACTGCTCTCGATGGCTATGGTGCTCATTCACATGGTGATTGCGTACCGTGTGCTGAGATCGTTGAGTCATTGCGCACAGCCTCCTTATCCGGATGAGCAATGCCCCAAAGCGATGGTCGTGATGTGCCTGCGTGGCTCAGATCCTTTTCTGGAAGCAACACTACGTTCCATCTTTGCACAGGATTATCCTCAGTATGTCGTGAAGCTGATCGTGGATTCTGTTCACGATACAGCTTGGGAGATCGTGCACCGCATCAAGGCAGAACTCCATGCCAGTCATGTGACGATACAACCTCATCTGAAGCGGAGAGCGGGTTGCAGTCTGAAGTGCGGCAGCCAGATTGAAGCGCTGGAAACGATCGACCCGTCGATAGAAATGCTGGCATTTCTTGACGCGGATACAGTGCCGCACGCGACCTGGTTGCGAGAATTGGCCGCGGCTTTAAATCAACCGGGTGTTGGCGCAGCGACGGGAGGACGCTGGTATGCACCGGAAGCTGCCACACCTGGGGCGGTCATGCGCTATCTGTGGAATGTGGCAGCACAGGCCTTGATGACGGAGCTGCATATTGCCTGGGGTGGCACTTTGGCATTTCGCCGGGAGGTTTTTGATCAGTTGAAACTGGCTGAACGATGGAGCAAAGCCATCTGTGAGGACACGATGACACAGGATGCCTTACGAGAGATGAATCTTAAGGTACAGTTTGTCCCTACGTTAATGATGGTGAATCGAGAAGATATCAGTGTGAATTCCTTCCGCCGGTGGGTGACCAGACAGTTACTCAATACCAGGCTTTATCACTCGAACTGGTGGTTTGTCTTGTTGCATGGCCTGTCTGTCTTCCTGGTGGTCGAGGGCTCGTTGATCTTCTCTGTAGTGGCAGCTCTGCGTGGATATGGAAACGAGGCCTTAATGGCGATTGGTGCTGCCGTGTTGTTCCAATCGACGCTGTGCCTGCTGCTGTTATTGCTGGAGAGAGCGGTTCTGAGTCTTTCCAGCCCGCGTCGAAGGCTCTGGGGAGCATGGTGGGTCTGGGCTTTGATACCGGTTTGGATGATGTTTGTCCAAACCATGAATCTCTGGTGTGTCCTGCGAGCTCAATTTGCTCGTCGGATCGAATGGCGAGGGGTGACTTATGAAGTCTTGTCACCCTTCCAGATACGCATTGTCGAAGAGACGGAAGTTATTGTGTCGGCCACCCAGTCGATTTGA
- a CDS encoding class I mannose-6-phosphate isomerase, with protein sequence METEIETSQFLTVDDRLGRLIPLESSELTGSGETLSGLMGSIRPLAFEPELVPKVWGGCKLLEHAARKQKTSDYSSLVNGNEICRIGESWEISGVEGKSSRLKMVGQHPSESGQQEIWTLQQLWQKFGASLAGSSFATEQSDEQPPEFPWLVKHLECNDWLSLQVHPAVIPGCNSGGLPEKEQLRLFNPDSANNKETSESPTESLDEVRGKNGKFEFWLVVETAIDSEIIVGPVREDQREELAQQVEAGAREHELLEAGLLTRLPVEAGQWAILPPGSVHTVRGVTILEVQTPVDVTYRIDDYGRRGSDGELRTLHPREAARAIRSGTGLPQVSHSLLWESHSISHVDQTTQHEPSSRLIRHITAPHDPFQIRFRKIGNDLQFLNLEEMTVLCVIDGELELIWEHGTELLAPRDVRLLPVDLREVSLRSKGASVSILLLTSSSSLGCNSPASVPR encoded by the coding sequence ATGGAAACTGAAATCGAAACGAGTCAATTCCTGACTGTTGATGATCGACTTGGACGTTTGATCCCTTTGGAAAGTTCTGAATTGACCGGGTCTGGTGAAACTCTGAGTGGATTGATGGGTTCGATTCGCCCATTAGCTTTTGAACCCGAACTGGTTCCGAAGGTCTGGGGAGGATGTAAACTGCTCGAGCACGCCGCGCGAAAGCAGAAGACCTCTGACTATTCGTCATTGGTTAACGGCAATGAGATTTGCCGGATTGGCGAATCGTGGGAGATCTCAGGCGTCGAAGGAAAATCGTCGCGTCTCAAGATGGTCGGCCAGCATCCATCGGAAAGTGGTCAGCAGGAGATCTGGACACTGCAGCAACTCTGGCAGAAATTTGGGGCATCGCTCGCCGGCTCTTCGTTCGCAACGGAGCAATCTGATGAGCAACCACCTGAGTTTCCGTGGCTGGTGAAGCATCTGGAATGCAACGACTGGCTCTCGCTGCAGGTCCATCCCGCTGTAATTCCTGGATGTAACTCCGGTGGATTGCCTGAAAAAGAACAACTGAGGCTGTTCAATCCGGATTCAGCTAACAACAAAGAGACATCAGAAAGTCCTACCGAGTCACTTGATGAAGTGCGAGGAAAGAACGGCAAATTTGAGTTCTGGCTCGTGGTGGAAACTGCGATTGATAGTGAAATTATTGTTGGTCCCGTGAGAGAAGATCAGCGGGAAGAGTTAGCACAACAGGTCGAAGCGGGAGCGCGTGAGCATGAACTTCTGGAAGCTGGCTTGTTGACACGACTTCCAGTCGAGGCAGGACAATGGGCGATTCTGCCTCCGGGAAGTGTTCATACTGTTCGTGGAGTGACCATTCTGGAGGTTCAGACTCCAGTCGATGTGACCTACCGAATTGATGATTATGGGCGGCGTGGAAGTGATGGCGAACTGCGTACGCTGCATCCGCGGGAGGCTGCCCGGGCGATCCGTTCGGGAACTGGACTTCCACAGGTTTCACATTCGTTACTCTGGGAAAGCCATTCGATAAGTCATGTCGATCAAACGACACAGCATGAGCCGTCATCGAGATTGATTCGGCATATCACGGCTCCCCACGATCCATTTCAAATTCGCTTTCGAAAGATTGGAAACGATCTTCAATTCCTGAATCTTGAAGAAATGACCGTCTTGTGTGTCATTGATGGTGAGCTTGAATTAATCTGGGAGCATGGCACAGAACTCCTTGCGCCACGGGATGTTCGATTGCTTCCGGTTGATCTGAGAGAAGTATCGCTCAGGTCAAAAGGAGCATCGGTATCAATTTTGCTGCTGACATCGTCTTCCTCTCTCGGTTGCAACTCACCAGCGAGTGTCCCACGATAA
- a CDS encoding response regulator → MAKPKVLLIEDERSLIDILTYNLEKEGFEVTSASDGQDGLRRAQAMTPDLVILDLMLPVIDGLEVCRQLRSDPKLPNCRILMLTARAEEVDEIVGFNMGADDYVAKPFKVKPLIHRIKALLRRSQAGEQSRDVIVTRGIEIDRINHTARLNGEELHLTPTEFRLLWTLARSPGRPFGRNELMDRCRGEDANALERTIDVHVRSLRQKLGALADIVETVRGVGYRFRAENSEVIAE, encoded by the coding sequence ATGGCCAAGCCGAAAGTTCTTTTGATCGAAGATGAAAGATCTCTGATCGATATTCTGACTTACAATCTTGAAAAAGAGGGGTTCGAAGTCACGTCGGCCTCTGATGGTCAGGATGGTCTGCGGCGAGCACAGGCCATGACGCCGGATCTGGTGATTCTTGACCTGATGCTCCCTGTGATCGATGGCCTTGAAGTGTGCCGTCAGCTACGCAGTGACCCAAAGCTACCGAACTGCAGGATTTTGATGCTCACTGCCCGAGCAGAGGAAGTTGACGAGATTGTCGGCTTCAACATGGGGGCGGATGATTATGTGGCCAAGCCGTTTAAAGTGAAGCCCCTGATTCATCGAATCAAGGCTCTGTTGCGACGATCTCAGGCGGGTGAGCAATCACGAGATGTGATTGTGACGAGAGGAATCGAGATTGATCGGATCAATCATACGGCTCGCCTGAATGGCGAAGAGTTGCATCTGACACCCACCGAATTTCGATTGCTCTGGACTCTGGCACGTTCACCTGGCCGACCCTTTGGCCGAAATGAATTGATGGATCGTTGCCGAGGTGAAGATGCCAATGCACTCGAACGAACGATTGATGTTCATGTGCGTTCGTTAAGACAGAAGCTGGGGGCACTGGCAGATATTGTGGAGACAGTGCGTGGAGTTGGTTATCGATTCCGTGCCGAGAACTCTGAAGTCATTGCCGAGTGA
- the phoU gene encoding phosphate signaling complex protein PhoU → MAIHLIRDLDALHRNVLTMCARVEELIDSAVDALHRRDYEKAEEIPAQDDEIDRMDVQIEEECLKLLALHQPVAVDLRRITTVMKISGELERVADLGVNISERALSIIRCGEVHVPDDFREMSHLALSMLHRSIDSYVDMDVKLARDVCQTDDRVDNLNREIIHDLILRMQRQPQLIELHMHLFSVCRQIERVADHATNIAEDVVYLVEGEIIRHRNRLETGPA, encoded by the coding sequence ATGGCGATTCACCTCATTCGCGACCTTGATGCTCTGCATCGAAACGTGCTCACGATGTGTGCCCGCGTTGAGGAACTGATTGATTCAGCCGTCGATGCCCTGCACCGCCGGGATTACGAGAAGGCCGAGGAGATCCCGGCTCAAGATGACGAAATCGATCGCATGGACGTGCAGATCGAGGAGGAATGTCTCAAACTCCTCGCACTGCATCAGCCAGTGGCCGTCGACCTGCGACGAATTACGACCGTGATGAAGATCTCTGGTGAGCTCGAGCGAGTCGCTGATCTGGGGGTGAATATCTCTGAGCGTGCGCTTTCTATTATCCGTTGTGGTGAAGTCCACGTACCGGACGATTTTCGCGAGATGTCACATCTGGCACTGAGCATGCTGCATCGCAGTATCGACTCGTATGTGGACATGGATGTCAAGCTGGCCCGCGATGTCTGCCAGACAGATGATCGCGTTGACAACCTCAATAGAGAGATTATTCACGATCTCATTCTGCGGATGCAGCGGCAGCCACAACTTATTGAATTGCACATGCACCTTTTCAGTGTGTGCCGACAGATCGAGCGAGTTGCTGATCACGCGACAAATATTGCCGAAGATGTGGTTTATCTTGTCGAAGGTGAGATCATCCGACATCGCAACCGCTTGGAGACAGGCCCTGCGTAA
- the pstB gene encoding phosphate ABC transporter ATP-binding protein PstB, protein MNLIPPQAGFAQATTMPQPLQPPVAGQTHSSTSTATVSDHKQQKLKIETRHMNFFYGSHQALFDINLKIPERAVTALIGPSGCGKSTYLRALNRMNDIIEGTRHTGDVLLDSQDIYAPRIDVVALRKRVGMVFQKSTPFPKSIFENVAYGMRIAGIRNRSFVQETVERCLQQAALWNEVKDRLKDSAMALSGGQQQRLCIARALATNPEVLLMDEPASALDPASTARIEDLIIELKQNYTIVIVTHNMQQAARISEWTAFFCQGRLVEVGLTKQLFFKPREKETEDYITGRFG, encoded by the coding sequence ATGAATCTGATACCACCACAAGCGGGCTTCGCACAGGCCACCACAATGCCTCAGCCACTCCAACCGCCAGTTGCGGGTCAAACTCATTCCTCGACGTCCACTGCTACGGTTTCTGATCATAAACAACAGAAGTTGAAGATCGAAACCCGACACATGAACTTCTTTTACGGCAGCCACCAGGCGCTATTCGACATCAATCTGAAAATTCCAGAACGTGCAGTCACCGCCCTGATTGGCCCTTCGGGCTGTGGCAAGAGTACTTATCTGCGGGCACTCAACCGCATGAATGACATCATCGAAGGCACCCGGCATACCGGGGATGTTTTACTGGATTCACAGGATATCTACGCACCACGTATCGATGTGGTGGCCTTGCGAAAACGCGTGGGCATGGTCTTCCAGAAGTCAACTCCGTTTCCGAAGTCCATCTTTGAGAACGTCGCTTACGGAATGCGGATTGCCGGCATCCGTAATCGCTCATTCGTGCAGGAAACCGTCGAGCGCTGCCTGCAACAGGCCGCCCTGTGGAACGAAGTCAAAGACCGGCTCAAAGATTCAGCAATGGCTCTCTCGGGTGGACAGCAGCAGAGATTGTGCATTGCCCGGGCCTTGGCCACGAATCCTGAAGTACTGCTGATGGATGAACCGGCTTCAGCATTGGATCCTGCTTCAACAGCCCGCATTGAAGATCTCATCATCGAGCTGAAGCAGAATTATACAATCGTCATCGTGACTCATAACATGCAGCAGGCCGCCCGTATCAGTGAGTGGACTGCCTTTTTCTGCCAGGGTCGCCTGGTGGAAGTCGGTTTGACGAAGCAACTCTTTTTCAAGCCTCGGGAAAAAGAGACGGAAGATTACATTACCGGTCGATTTGGTTAA
- the pstA gene encoding phosphate ABC transporter permease PstA, producing MPLESTSAGTKLIEESFDSELARRHRYGMIFEWVCWLATWGSVVILGVLIATMAWQAMGWLTPKFLVSMPRRNPADAGILPGIVGTFWLILLTAILSVPLGVGAAIYLEEYSKPTLLTKFIQLNIANLAGVPSIVYGILGFTAFVRMFGLAKSEYLINLGIGSLQLTLPFGRTVISGALTLALLSLPVVIIASQEALRSVPPSLRHASLALGATKWQTIWHQVLPSALPGMMTGVILAMSRAIGETAPLVAIGAATYITFTPGRLNSVSEAITRPDKLAQVPFDSFTTIPMQIYGWINEAKPEFQHVAAAAILVLLVILLISNGLAIFIRQHFQKKVRW from the coding sequence ATGCCTCTTGAGAGCACGTCTGCCGGCACAAAGCTCATTGAAGAAAGTTTTGACTCGGAACTGGCACGCCGTCATCGGTATGGCATGATCTTCGAATGGGTCTGCTGGTTGGCCACGTGGGGATCAGTCGTCATCCTCGGCGTGCTGATTGCGACGATGGCCTGGCAGGCCATGGGATGGCTGACACCAAAGTTTCTCGTTTCGATGCCCCGTAGAAATCCGGCTGATGCAGGGATTCTACCGGGTATTGTCGGGACATTCTGGCTGATCCTGCTCACGGCAATTTTATCAGTCCCCCTGGGGGTTGGTGCTGCAATTTACCTCGAAGAATACTCTAAGCCGACACTGCTGACGAAATTCATTCAGCTGAATATCGCGAATCTGGCCGGTGTTCCTTCGATAGTTTATGGCATTCTTGGATTCACCGCCTTTGTGCGAATGTTCGGCCTCGCGAAAAGTGAGTACCTCATTAATCTGGGGATAGGAAGCCTGCAGCTGACACTCCCTTTCGGTCGCACAGTGATCTCGGGTGCATTGACACTGGCGCTCTTGAGCCTGCCAGTCGTGATCATTGCCAGCCAGGAAGCACTGCGATCCGTTCCACCGAGCCTGCGTCATGCTTCATTAGCTCTGGGAGCCACAAAGTGGCAAACCATCTGGCATCAGGTTCTGCCCTCAGCTCTTCCGGGAATGATGACCGGAGTGATTCTCGCCATGTCTCGAGCCATTGGTGAAACAGCACCGCTTGTGGCTATCGGTGCGGCAACCTACATCACCTTCACACCTGGGCGTCTCAATTCCGTCTCTGAAGCAATCACCAGGCCAGACAAGCTGGCTCAAGTTCCCTTTGATTCGTTTACCACAATTCCGATGCAGATCTATGGCTGGATCAACGAAGCAAAACCTGAATTCCAGCATGTTGCGGCGGCAGCCATTCTTGTGCTGCTTGTCATCCTGCTGATCTCCAATGGTCTGGCAATCTTTATTCGCCAGCACTTCCAGAAGAAAGTTCGCTGGTAG
- the pstC gene encoding phosphate ABC transporter permease subunit PstC: MSVVEQKPASTDSVIDRTNLEASGLAYRFTWHRLRESFIQMLLFLCALLSVLTTLAIIFVLVSEAIFGIPPEKAFFQEISLSQFFLETRWAPQYSPPVFGIWPLICGTFLITIIAAIIGLPTGLLAAVYLAEYASPRVRSIAKPILELLAGVPTVVYGYFGLRIVTPYVIRPILKPAEFFGVDWLWSIPVDGFNALSGGIVVGLMIIPTVCSLSEDVLRAVPRTLREAGYALGSTKFDVCVRVVIPSALSGIIAAFLLAISRAVGETMAVTIAAGQKPTLTLNPLSQIETMTAYVVNVMSGDTPVGTIEYKSLYAVALVLFLTTLTMNLISQLVLARYREVYQ; encoded by the coding sequence ATGTCTGTGGTCGAACAAAAGCCCGCGAGTACCGACTCGGTCATCGACCGCACGAATCTGGAGGCCTCCGGTCTGGCCTATCGCTTCACGTGGCATAGGCTCCGTGAAAGCTTCATTCAAATGTTGCTGTTTCTTTGTGCTCTCCTTTCGGTGTTAACAACACTGGCCATTATTTTCGTACTGGTCAGTGAGGCGATCTTTGGAATTCCCCCGGAAAAAGCCTTCTTTCAAGAGATCAGCCTCTCTCAGTTTTTCCTGGAAACCCGGTGGGCTCCGCAATACAGCCCCCCCGTGTTCGGCATCTGGCCACTGATCTGCGGAACGTTCCTCATCACGATCATCGCCGCGATCATTGGATTGCCGACTGGATTGCTGGCTGCTGTCTATCTGGCGGAATATGCATCACCACGCGTTCGTTCGATCGCCAAGCCAATTCTTGAACTTCTGGCTGGTGTTCCCACAGTCGTCTATGGCTATTTTGGCCTGAGGATTGTGACGCCATACGTCATACGGCCTATTCTCAAACCTGCCGAATTCTTTGGTGTCGACTGGCTGTGGAGTATTCCGGTCGATGGCTTCAATGCATTGAGTGGCGGGATTGTCGTGGGATTGATGATCATTCCGACGGTCTGCTCGCTCAGCGAAGATGTTCTTCGTGCAGTACCGCGAACCTTACGAGAAGCTGGTTACGCACTGGGTTCGACAAAGTTTGATGTTTGTGTGCGCGTGGTGATTCCATCTGCACTTTCCGGGATCATCGCAGCATTTCTGCTCGCTATCTCTCGTGCCGTCGGCGAGACAATGGCAGTGACGATTGCTGCCGGTCAAAAACCAACGTTAACACTCAATCCCCTCAGCCAGATTGAAACGATGACAGCCTACGTGGTGAATGTCATGTCGGGCGATACGCCAGTGGGCACGATTGAATATAAAAGTCTGTATGCCGTCGCTCTGGTGCTCTTTCTGACCACGTTGACGATGAATCTGATCTCCCAGCTGGTGCTTGCACGTTATCGTGAGGTGTACCAGTGA
- a CDS encoding PstS family phosphate ABC transporter substrate-binding protein, with translation MPFLRPRYVLVLIALFGTVCGSLSGCVQKKSADQAASTSEKTNSSTEGMNAATPSISGTIAVDGSSTVFPISQAVAEEFEGKFPEVKLTVAMSGTGGGFKKFIAEEIDVTGASRPITEKEAAECKAKGIDYVEFQVAIDGLTVVINPANTFAECMTVAELNKIWAADSKVSKWSEVREGWPDEPIQLFGADTASGTFDYFTEVINGKAKSSRSDYTANSNDNILVQGVVDSKGALGYFGYAYFAENASKLKAVKISDGKKAVCVEPTPATIESGEYTPLSRPLFIYTTKAKLKRPEVAEFIKFLLSEKGDQLVEEVKYIKVPKSVKETMQQRLADALK, from the coding sequence ATGCCATTTTTACGTCCCCGATATGTCTTGGTACTGATCGCGTTGTTTGGGACTGTGTGTGGCTCGCTGTCCGGCTGCGTCCAGAAGAAGTCAGCCGATCAAGCGGCTTCAACCAGCGAAAAGACTAATTCGTCAACAGAGGGGATGAATGCGGCAACGCCATCGATTTCGGGAACGATTGCCGTCGATGGATCCAGCACCGTCTTTCCAATCTCTCAGGCAGTGGCTGAAGAATTTGAAGGTAAGTTTCCAGAAGTGAAACTGACTGTGGCCATGTCTGGCACAGGTGGCGGCTTCAAGAAATTTATCGCGGAGGAAATCGACGTGACTGGTGCCAGCCGACCGATCACCGAGAAGGAAGCCGCTGAGTGCAAAGCCAAGGGAATCGATTACGTTGAATTTCAGGTGGCCATTGATGGCCTGACAGTGGTCATCAATCCTGCCAACACCTTCGCCGAATGCATGACAGTGGCTGAACTGAACAAGATCTGGGCCGCTGACAGCAAAGTTTCCAAGTGGAGTGAAGTTCGCGAAGGCTGGCCCGACGAACCGATCCAACTCTTTGGAGCCGACACAGCTTCGGGAACTTTTGATTACTTTACTGAAGTGATCAATGGGAAGGCGAAATCCAGTCGCTCGGACTATACGGCCAATTCGAATGATAACATCCTTGTTCAAGGCGTCGTCGATTCGAAGGGGGCTCTGGGTTACTTCGGGTATGCTTACTTTGCAGAAAACGCTTCCAAGCTGAAGGCTGTCAAAATTTCTGACGGCAAGAAAGCTGTGTGTGTTGAACCCACACCTGCAACGATTGAATCCGGCGAGTACACACCGCTCTCTCGACCACTGTTCATCTACACGACGAAAGCCAAACTGAAGCGTCCTGAGGTCGCAGAGTTTATTAAATTCCTGCTGTCAGAAAAGGGCGACCAGCTGGTTGAAGAAGTGAAGTACATTAAGGTTCCCAAATCGGTCAAAGAAACCATGCAGCAGCGATTGGCCGATGCTCTCAAGTAA